One region of Gossypium raimondii isolate GPD5lz chromosome 6, ASM2569854v1, whole genome shotgun sequence genomic DNA includes:
- the LOC105774354 gene encoding uncharacterized protein LOC105774354 gives MFFFFVGGLEQQARQVLKSGVGRCINCGSRADLVEYEKVLKLFFVPVWTWPGKDPLLHCNNCKLFFPEDLSFPPPKIDSSSAAVSDSLRCRFCDRLVEPEFR, from the exons atgttctttttctttgtgGGTGGATTAGAGCAACAAGCAAGACAAGTGCTGAAATCTGGTGTGGGAAGGTGCATAAACTGTGGTTCCAGAGCTGATCTTGTGGAGTACGAGAAAGTATTGAAGCTTTTCTTTGTGCCTGTTTGGACATGGCCTGGGAAAGATCCACTCTTGCATTGTAACAATTGCAAACTTTTCTTCCCTGAGGATTTGTCTTTTCCACCTCCCAAGATCGATTCTTCATCTGCTGCCGTTTCAGATTCTCTGCGTTGCCGTTTTTGTGACAGGCTTGTTGAGCCCGAGTTCAG GTAA